AGACGGGACGCTTCCGCGGCGATACGCTCGAAGATGTCGTTCACGAAGCTGTTCATGATGCTCATCGCCTTCGACGAGATGCCCGTGTCCGGGTGGACTTGCTTCAGCACCTTGTAGATGTAGATGGCGTAGCTTTCCTTGCGGGTcttgcgcttcttcttcttgtccgACTTCGAGATGTTCTTCTGCGCCTTTCCGGACTTCTTCGCTGCCTTGCCGCTGGTTTTGGGTGCCATGTTCGCTCTCGTTGACTGACAAACTGCGATTATGCCGTTTTTTTCGAATTCGAGTTGCTTATATTGCCAACCGCGGTACTCATGTTCGCCGCGATAATACGTTCGCcgcgaactgctcgaaacccGTTTACAGCATAAAAGGGCGAAATCGTTCGGGTTTTTCATGAGAACTGTCTCGCACGTCAAACTTACCGGTCCGTAACTCTAATCAGCAAAATGTCTGGCCGTGGCAAAGGAGGTAAAGTGAAGGGAAGGCAAAGTCCCGCTCCAACCGGGCTGGTCTGCAATTCCCGGTCGGACGTATCCATCGTCTGCTGCGTAAAGGAAACTATGCCGAGCGGCGTTGCCGGCCAACTCAAGCACTTCAGCGGCCAGGTATTCCATCACCGCGGCCAGATAGACCGGAGCTCCGGCACCGACGCGCTCGGCATAGTTTCCTTTACGCAGCAGACGATGGATACGTCCGACCGGGAATTGCAGACCAGCCCGGTTGGACGTATCCATCGTCTGCTGCGTAAAGGAAACTATGCCGAGCGCGTCGGTGCCGGAGCTCCGGTCTATCTGGCCGCGGTGATGGAATACCTGGCCGCTGAAGTGCTTGAGTTGGCCGGCAACGCCGCTCGTGACAACAAGAAGACGCGCATCATCCCGCGTCATCTGCAGCTGGCCATCCGCAACGACGAGGAGCTGAACAAGCTGCTGTCGGGCGTCACCAGTGCCCAGGGTGGCGTGCTGCCCAACATCCAGGCCGTGTTGCTGCCGAAGAAGACCGAAAAGAAGGCTTAAGCCACGCACCGGAGGCAAGGGACCGATCCCAGGGACCCCAAGGAACCAATGCTGGCGTTCACTGAATCTACCAAAAACCGTCCTTTTCAGGGCGACTACATTGATACACGTAAAAGGTCATTACGCGTGCTTCGGCTCCATTAGTGCGTAAATTCGTTTGCAGTTCGAGTTTCTAACGTTTGATGGCATTTTTGGCGTGGAATCGAGATGCTCGAAGTTTGCTCAATTCCATGCACATCCCGTTTTGCCGCTTCTCTGTCATTCTCATCGACTCGGCGTATAAGTCGTTCTCTGTTTTCGAGCAGCTAGTTTCTTTTGTCTGTATTTGTCTGTCGAAGCTGCGTCGGAACGCGTCTCCTGCCTTTGTCTTTGTCGTTACAAACcttaatttagttttaattcTAATGTTCTAATGTGCCAGTTTCCGAAGATGGCCTGGCCTTTCCGAAGAAAGATTGATTGGTCCCGAAAGGAGTCTCACATGGCGCGCGAAACTGCGTTCCTCtacttgaaaaaaaaagaaacaaacaaaaatggacgGCTGGTTTATGCAATGGCGTCGTGGCGTCCCCAAGCGCCCAACCTATGCTCAATGTTGCTTAACTTCGGTGATCGGACGAGAATCAGTGTATCGGGTGGTGTTTGACTAGCAGTGAATGTTGACAGATGGCAATAAAGTCAC
The window above is part of the Anopheles bellator unplaced genomic scaffold, idAnoBellAS_SP24_06.2 scaffold00873_ctg1, whole genome shotgun sequence genome. Proteins encoded here:
- the LOC131214426 gene encoding histone H2B: MAPKTSGKAAKKSGKAQKNISKSDKKKKRKTRKESYAIYIYKVLKQVHPDTGISSKAMSIMNSFVNDIFERIAAEASRLAHYNKRSTITSREIQTAVRLLLPGELAKHAVSEGTKAVTKYTSSK